Proteins from one Elgaria multicarinata webbii isolate HBS135686 ecotype San Diego chromosome 3, rElgMul1.1.pri, whole genome shotgun sequence genomic window:
- the LOC134396264 gene encoding zinc finger protein 24-like yields the protein MKEEGHMVEGGRIVEVPRWRGPQQVKQEPEERLSQRWEVHWQVVESPHSSWGPSQLLEEPTPWDNAKAFLASFEQVAEACRWPKEEWAARLLPALRGETEWAFRGLETGDREDYGKVKAAILRGDALNREKQRQHFRRFCYQEAEGPRGVYSHLQELCSQWLKVERHTKEQILETLILEQFLTILPQEMQSWVRGTGPETCSQAVALAEEFLQEQQQADEKRKQQLQVPCPLEEQAVNFPGAEQMQLDAVLSPACREIKLESAEEEAALRACREGSENRQPPPRWEISERGEVHRIMLGEAEWNFSPRQEGGDHSATEPALVRMWAGNLKARPEDHRPRGAAESRPHDGSALRPGALAGKGENVCADCGKAFKWHSRLVAHRRLHTGEKPYKCSFCGKSFRRNAHLYQHHRIHTGEKPYECADCSKSFNDKSTFLKHRRTHTGDKPYQCSSCGKSFIQSSHLSRHQRTHAGEKL from the exons ATGAAAGAGGAGGGCCACATGGTTGAAGGTGGCCGCATCGTGGAAGTCCCGAGATGGAGAGGACCGCAGCAGGTGAAACAGGAGCCTGAGGAACGGCTGTCCCAGCGCTGGGAAGTCCACTGGCAGGTGGTGGAATCCCCTCACTCGAGTTGGGGGCCGTCACAGTTGCTGGAGGAGCCCACCCCATGGGACAATGCCAaggccttcctggcctccttCGAGCAAGTGGCCGAGGCCTGCCGGTGGCCCAAGGAAGAGTGGGCGGCCCGACTCCTGCCGGCCCTCAGAGGAGAAACTGAGTGGGCCTTCAGAGGCCTGGAGACTGGAGACAGGGAGGattatgggaaagtgaaggcggccatcttgcgaggggaCGCCCTGAACCGGGAGAAGCAGCGTCAACACTTCCGGcgcttctgctaccaggaggccgaggggcCCAGAGGGGTGTACAGCCACTTGCAGGAGCTTTGCTCTCAGTGGCTGAAGGTCGAGAGGCACACGAAAGAGCAGATCCTGGAAACGCtcatcctggagcagttcctgaccattTTGCCGCAGGAAATGCAGAGCTGGGTTCGGGGGACCGGACCGGAGACGTGTTCCCAAGCGGTGGCCTTGGCTGAGGAGTTCctccaggagcagcagcaggccgacgAGAAGCGGAAACAGCAG ctgcaggtgccct GCCCATTGGAAGAGCAAGCGGTGAACTTCCCTGGAGCTGAGCAGATGCAGCTGGACGCGGTGCTCAGCCCGGCCTGCAGAGAGATCAAACTGGAGAGCGCCGAGGAGGAGGCAGCTTTGAGGG CCTGCCGGGAGGGGAGCGAGAACCGGCAGCCCCCACCTCGCTGGGAAATTTCGGAGCGAGGTGAAGTCCATCGTATTATGCTGGGAGAGGCCGAATGGAACTTTTCACCCCGCCAGGAGGGGGGAGACCACTCGGCGACCGAGCCCGCCTTGGTGAGGATGTGGGCCGGCAACCTGAAGGCCAGGCCTGAAGACCACCGTCCGAGAGGGGCGGCCGAAAGCAGACCCCATGACGGTTCTGCGCTGCGCCCGGGAGCCCTCGCAGGCAAGGGGGAGAACGTCTGCGCCGACTGCGGGAAGGCCTTCAAGTGGCACTCGAGACTCGTGGCTCACCGGCGGctgcacacgggggagaagccgtacaagtGTTCCTTTTGCGGCAAAAGCTTCCGCAGGAACGCCCACCTCTACCAGCACCACCggatccacacgggggagaagccctacgaATGCGCCGACTGCAGCAAGAGCTTCAATGACAAGTCGACGTTCCTGAAGCACCGGAGGACTCACACGGGGGACAAGCCGTACCAGTGTTCCAGCTGCGGGAAGAGCTTCATCCAAAGCTCGCACCTCTCCCGGCACCAGAGAACCCATGCCGGGGAGAAGCTGTGA
- the LOC134395671 gene encoding zinc finger protein 396-like: MDQVRSPKSFQSGLDLDKAPSTDQDTEDGGLPDGPQKPNESLQDLWEIAFQEFLEDNELEEELRGELTPWADTRAFLASFEQVAVACRWPRKEWVTRLLPSLTEDAEKVFISLDAQDRGDFRKVKAAILRQEAADQERKRQDFRRFGYQEAKGPREACARVQELGHQWLKVEKTSKEQIVEMLFLEQFLDVLPKEMRKWVQEHGPENCTHAASLAEEFLRRLQTPEREKGRESEEMGSSSAKRQEAQVEMLKTQTNSRRENWEPSSSQRTYPGYAQASTSKEELLQWGHYREMKLQARFPGRANTVLPYPWKPREGVPERRRSERLRKIHPLEPRFKKRLSQDVPKSQIKICLWCGKTLNGLASYIRHEMMHTGRKRFKCGFCFKGFCWRSELTRHEFIHTGKKPHECAFCGEGFDRKWKRDRHQLMHMQGGGRL; this comes from the exons ATGGACCAGGTTCGGTCTCCCAAAAGCTTCCAGTCAGGATTAGATCTGGACAAAGCCCCCAGTACAGACCAGGACACTGAAGATGGAGGACTCCCGGATGGGCCACAGAAACCAAACGAAAGCTTGCAAGATCTCTGGGAAATAGCTTTCCAGGAGTTTCTGGAAGACAACGAGTTGGAGGAGGAGCTGCGAGGGGAACTGACCCCGTGGGCCGACACCCGGGCCTTCCTGGCCTCCTTCGAGCAGGTGGCCGTGGCTTGCCGGTGGCCGAGAAAAGAGTGGGTGACCCGTCTCCTGCCCTCTCTCACCGAGGACGCCGAGAAGGTCTTCATCAGCTTGGACGCCCAGGACCGGGGAGATTTCCGGAAGGTGAAGGCGGCCATTTTGCGGCAGGAGGCCGCCGACCAGGAGCGGAAGCGGCAGGACTTCCGTCGCTTCGGCTACCAGGAGGCCAAAGGCCCCCGAGAAGCCTGTGCCCGGGTCCAGGAGCTGGGCCACCAGTGGCTGAAAGTGGAGAAGACCAGCAAGGAGCAGATTGTGGAGATGCTGTTTCTGGAACAGTTCCTGGATGTCCTGCCCAAGGAGATGCGGAAATGGGTCCAGGAACACGGACCAGAAAACTGCACACACGCTGCCTCTCTGGCTGAGGAATTCTTGAGAAGGCTGCAGACACCCGAAAGGGAGAAAGGGCGG GAGTCGGAAGAGATGGGTTCAAGTTCAGCCAAGAGACAGGAGGCTCAAGTGGAGATGCTGAAAACGCAGACAAATTCTAGGAGGGAGAATTGGGAGCCCAGCTCATCACAGAGGACCTATCCAG GTTATGCGCAGGCCAGTACAAGCAAGGAGGAACTTCTGCAGTGGGGCCATTACAGGGAGATGAAACTCCAAGCCAGATTCCCCGGCCGAGCGAACACGGTGCTCCCCTACCCCTGGAAACCAAGAGAAGGCGTCCCGGAACGCCGCCGTTCAGAGCGGCTGCGGAAAATCCATCCA CTCGAGCCCAGATTCAAGAAGCGCCTCTCCCAGGACGTCCCCAAGAGCCAAATCAAGATCTGCCTGTGGTGCGGCAAAACCCTCAACGGCTTGGCGAGCTACATCCGGCACGAGATGATGCACACCGGGCGGAAGCGCTTCAAGTGCGGCTTCTGCTTCAAGGGCTTCTGCTGGCGGTCGGAGCTCACCCGCCACGAGTTCATCCACACGGGGAAGAAGCCCCACGAGTGCGCGTTCTGCGGCGAGGGCTTCGACCGCAAGTGGAAGCGGGATCGGCACCAACTGATGCACATGCAGGGCGGTGGGCGGCTGTGA